A region of Kribbella sp. NBC_01245 DNA encodes the following proteins:
- a CDS encoding HhH-GPD-type base excision DNA repair protein, whose amino-acid sequence MPKKLRLTGDAEADKLLSEDSFALLTGLLLDQQFPMEHAFAGPRKIADRMDGFSITKIAETDVEEFVELCVKPPAIHRYGGSMARRVHALAHHVLDNYGGNTDKIWKQGKPDGQELLRRLKALPGYGDQKARIFVALLGKQLGVQPEGWREAAGAYAEEGSRRSIADVTSPETLAEVRAFKKAVKAAAKAI is encoded by the coding sequence ATGCCGAAGAAGCTGCGACTGACGGGCGATGCCGAAGCCGACAAGCTCCTGTCCGAGGACTCGTTCGCCCTGCTCACCGGGTTGCTGCTCGATCAGCAGTTCCCGATGGAACACGCTTTTGCCGGGCCCCGGAAGATCGCGGACCGGATGGATGGGTTCAGCATCACCAAGATCGCCGAGACCGATGTCGAGGAGTTCGTGGAGCTGTGCGTGAAGCCGCCGGCCATCCACCGCTATGGCGGCTCGATGGCACGTCGGGTGCACGCGCTGGCGCATCACGTCCTGGACAACTACGGCGGCAATACCGACAAGATCTGGAAGCAGGGCAAGCCGGACGGCCAGGAGTTGCTGCGTCGGCTGAAGGCGTTGCCGGGGTACGGCGACCAGAAGGCTCGGATCTTCGTCGCGCTCCTTGGGAAGCAGCTTGGCGTTCAGCCGGAGGGCTGGCGCGAGGCCGCCGGGGCGTACGCCGAAGAGGGCTCGCGGCGTTCCATCGCCGATGTCACCAGCCCCGAGACGCTGGCCGAGGTGCGTGCCTTCAAGAAGGCGGTCAAGGCCGCCGCGAAGGCGATTTGA
- a CDS encoding LysR family transcriptional regulator, giving the protein MDLNQLRAFREVCRLGTVSAAAASLGYTQSAVSRQLASLETQVGLPLLQRHSRGVRPTAAGEVLLTHATGILGQVDRALADVRTAETRGGPVRVGAIPTASARLLPEALRAFGGVNRVTFVEGVTPELLPKLRDGAIDLAVITDYPPGLPTAEGVSLAHLMDDVLLCALPREHRLADRRVVDLAELAEDSWVEDYAGAAAVLMGVCAKAGFVPRIDIECGSWLGKQAFVAAGYGVTLVPGLVVPALRPDLVVRELADPPKRAVYVATRGPLDDSVTAFLDALRQVARPV; this is encoded by the coding sequence GTGGATCTGAACCAGCTCCGAGCCTTCCGCGAGGTCTGCCGCCTGGGCACGGTCAGCGCTGCCGCGGCGTCACTCGGCTACACACAGTCCGCGGTGTCCCGGCAGCTCGCGAGCCTGGAAACGCAGGTGGGTCTGCCGTTGTTGCAGCGGCATTCGCGGGGCGTTCGTCCGACCGCGGCGGGCGAGGTGTTACTGACGCACGCGACGGGCATCCTCGGCCAGGTCGATCGCGCGCTGGCCGACGTACGGACCGCTGAAACGCGAGGCGGGCCGGTCCGGGTGGGCGCGATCCCGACCGCGAGCGCCCGGTTGCTGCCCGAAGCTCTTCGCGCTTTCGGTGGGGTCAACCGGGTCACCTTCGTGGAGGGCGTGACGCCTGAGCTGCTGCCCAAGTTGCGCGATGGTGCGATCGACCTGGCGGTGATCACGGACTACCCGCCCGGTCTGCCGACTGCGGAGGGCGTCTCGTTGGCGCATCTGATGGACGACGTTCTGCTCTGTGCGCTACCCCGGGAGCATCGGTTGGCCGATCGCCGGGTGGTGGATTTGGCCGAGCTCGCGGAGGACAGCTGGGTCGAGGATTACGCGGGCGCGGCCGCCGTACTGATGGGAGTGTGTGCGAAGGCCGGGTTCGTGCCGAGGATCGACATCGAGTGCGGCAGTTGGCTCGGGAAGCAGGCGTTCGTGGCCGCCGGGTACGGCGTGACGCTGGTGCCGGGACTGGTCGTACCGGCGCTGCGGCCCGACCTCGTCGTCCGCGAACTGGCCGATCCGCCCAAGCGTGCTGTGTACGTCGCGACCCGCGGCCCTTTGGATGACTCGGTGACCGCCTTTCTTGACGCGTTGCGGCAGGTTGCCCGGCCGGTTTGA
- a CDS encoding winged helix-turn-helix transcriptional regulator, whose product MNLKYAPPPGQSWNILVATCPSRTSLARIANKWTAMIITVLDPGPLRFGDIRTALQGISGKVLTDTLRDLERDGMLIRQAYGEVPPRVEYELTPLGRTLIDPLNVLCRWAEQHIPEVLAARDAYDDR is encoded by the coding sequence ATGAATCTGAAATACGCGCCGCCGCCAGGGCAAAGCTGGAACATCCTGGTGGCCACCTGCCCGTCCCGCACCTCGCTGGCCCGGATCGCGAACAAGTGGACCGCGATGATCATCACCGTTCTGGACCCGGGCCCGCTGCGCTTCGGCGACATCCGGACGGCCCTGCAAGGCATCAGCGGCAAGGTCCTGACCGACACCCTGCGCGATCTCGAACGCGACGGCATGCTGATCCGCCAGGCGTACGGCGAAGTCCCACCACGAGTCGAGTACGAACTCACGCCACTCGGCCGGACGCTGATCGACCCCCTCAACGTCCTCTGCCGCTGGGCCGAACAACACATCCCCGAAGTCCTAGCCGCCCGCGACGCCTACGACGACCGCTAA
- a CDS encoding SigE family RNA polymerase sigma factor, protein MGDFEQFVTEQGRALLRTAWLLTGDWAGAEDLVQTTLTKTWDGWRSIQRADDPGAYVRRILINTHLRHNRRRWKGELPTEVLPEEPGRDEMGDSDVRHSLRVALAALPARQRAVVVLRHYSDLTEAQTADALGCSIGTVKSQNARAMATLRSHQALTGLLTTEATS, encoded by the coding sequence ATGGGGGATTTCGAGCAGTTTGTGACGGAACAAGGCCGGGCCTTGTTGCGCACCGCCTGGTTACTCACCGGCGACTGGGCCGGTGCCGAGGACCTGGTCCAGACGACGCTGACGAAGACGTGGGACGGCTGGCGGTCGATCCAGCGTGCCGATGATCCCGGCGCTTACGTACGCCGGATTCTGATCAACACCCATCTGCGGCACAACCGGCGCCGGTGGAAAGGCGAGTTGCCGACCGAGGTGCTGCCGGAAGAGCCCGGGCGGGACGAGATGGGCGACAGCGACGTACGGCACAGCCTGCGGGTCGCGCTCGCGGCACTTCCCGCGCGACAGCGGGCCGTGGTCGTACTGCGGCACTACTCCGATCTCACCGAGGCCCAGACCGCCGACGCGCTCGGTTGCTCGATCGGCACCGTCAAGAGCCAGAACGCCCGAGCCATGGCGACACTGCGCTCCCACCAGGCACTGACCGGTCTGCTCACCACGGAGGCCACCTCATGA
- a CDS encoding nuclear transport factor 2 family protein, with protein MSNAVTVATDYFNALAAKEYAKVAGFFADDIVWHQPGANQFSGMHKGADAVNAMIGGMMTVSAGTFALSVRAPLMVNEDLVAAPVHFAGQREGATLDGDGIDLLRIADGKIVEAWLFTEDQDAENTFWG; from the coding sequence ATGAGCAATGCGGTGACTGTGGCAACGGATTACTTCAACGCCCTGGCGGCCAAGGAGTACGCGAAGGTGGCGGGCTTCTTCGCCGACGACATCGTCTGGCACCAGCCCGGCGCCAACCAGTTCTCCGGCATGCACAAGGGCGCGGACGCGGTGAACGCGATGATCGGCGGCATGATGACGGTCAGCGCCGGCACCTTCGCGCTGTCGGTCCGGGCGCCGCTCATGGTCAACGAGGACCTGGTCGCCGCGCCCGTGCACTTCGCCGGTCAGCGCGAGGGCGCGACCCTGGACGGCGACGGTATCGACCTGCTCCGGATCGCCGACGGCAAGATCGTCGAGGCCTGGCTGTTCACCGAGGACCAGGACGCCGAGAACACCTTCTGGGGCTGA
- a CDS encoding MFS transporter, whose protein sequence is MDVLVVERARWAVTAVFLVNGCAISSYISRIPSLKLGHQLTDGQLGVVLTLFGAAALVSMQFVGGLVSRFGSRRIIRLALVVLPMTLVGVGQARDGVQLGIAVVLMGVVHGSVDVAMNAHAVAVERLRGRPLMSGCHAAWSTSAVLASLTAAVVTRASVSPGEHFLYSAVVLLVAGLIVTRWLLPSSADQTAGSGGDEARASTRTGWTRAVVVLGGMGFVVMIGEAAVISWSGVFMHDVRGAGLALAALGFTAFTACQTVGRVVGDRLTERYGASSLFRVCGLVSVVGLSIVLVVPVWPATLAGLAILGLGGSVLMPLIFSAVGREGGAAAAAAVSRLTTFTYAGILIGPAIVGWSAQLIGLTWTFAVLLPLLLGVAANGRLLSPKPEAPGAPGAPEALTALSTGDPRPPS, encoded by the coding sequence GTGGACGTCTTGGTAGTCGAGCGGGCTCGTTGGGCCGTGACCGCGGTGTTCTTGGTCAACGGGTGTGCGATCTCGAGTTACATTTCCCGGATCCCGTCGCTGAAGCTGGGGCATCAGCTGACCGATGGGCAATTGGGGGTTGTGCTCACGCTTTTCGGTGCGGCGGCCCTGGTTTCCATGCAGTTTGTCGGCGGGCTGGTCAGCCGCTTCGGCAGCAGGCGGATCATCCGGCTAGCGCTGGTGGTTCTGCCGATGACGCTGGTGGGTGTCGGGCAAGCGCGTGATGGTGTCCAGCTAGGGATTGCCGTCGTGCTGATGGGCGTCGTACACGGCTCAGTGGATGTCGCGATGAACGCGCACGCGGTCGCCGTCGAGCGGCTTCGGGGGCGTCCGCTGATGAGTGGTTGTCATGCCGCGTGGAGTACGAGTGCGGTGCTCGCGTCGCTCACGGCGGCCGTCGTGACGCGGGCAAGCGTCTCGCCGGGGGAACACTTCCTGTACTCCGCCGTGGTGCTGCTCGTCGCCGGGCTGATCGTCACGCGGTGGCTCCTGCCGTCGTCCGCCGACCAGACGGCTGGGTCAGGCGGCGACGAGGCACGTGCGAGTACCAGGACCGGGTGGACGAGGGCGGTGGTGGTGCTTGGTGGGATGGGGTTTGTGGTGATGATTGGTGAGGCGGCGGTGATTAGCTGGAGTGGTGTGTTCATGCACGACGTGCGTGGGGCCGGGTTGGCGTTGGCGGCGTTGGGGTTCACCGCGTTTACGGCCTGCCAGACGGTGGGCCGGGTGGTTGGCGACCGATTGACTGAGAGGTACGGGGCGTCGTCGCTGTTTCGCGTTTGCGGACTGGTCTCGGTGGTTGGGCTGAGCATCGTGCTGGTGGTGCCGGTATGGCCGGCAACCCTTGCCGGGTTGGCGATTCTCGGCCTTGGCGGGTCGGTACTGATGCCGTTGATCTTCAGCGCCGTCGGTCGCGAAGGCGGTGCGGCCGCGGCGGCAGCGGTGTCCCGGCTGACAACGTTCACGTACGCCGGGATCCTGATCGGACCGGCCATCGTCGGCTGGTCCGCCCAGCTGATCGGCCTGACGTGGACGTTCGCCGTACTGCTGCCCTTGCTCCTCGGCGTCGCCGCCAACGGCCGCCTACTCAGCCCGAAGCCGGAAGCGCCGGGAGCGCCGGGAGCGCCGGAAGCGCTTACCGCCCTGAGCACAGGCGATCCCAGGCCGCCCAGCTAA
- a CDS encoding NAD(P)-dependent oxidoreductase gives MRIVVFGASGSTGRQLTQQAAAAGHEVIGVARRPIETTPGVTTVQADATNPQAIAPIIQGADAVLSAIGGTFTRQPVSLYSRATTAIVEAMERYDVPRLVIVTSMLTDPGYQPTADFFYRRVIDPIVNRRLARTTHEDMRRAGAIVRASSLDWTIARPAGLFDHPAPTTYELTENHADGLFTARADLAAGMLAQLTDDKFSRRAMAVITTEITPTPGQMIWQNVTKK, from the coding sequence ATGCGCATCGTCGTCTTCGGAGCAAGCGGATCAACCGGCCGCCAGTTGACCCAGCAGGCGGCCGCCGCCGGGCACGAGGTCATCGGCGTCGCCCGCCGGCCCATCGAAACCACACCGGGCGTCACCACCGTGCAAGCCGACGCCACCAATCCCCAAGCCATCGCGCCGATCATCCAAGGCGCCGACGCCGTGCTCTCGGCCATCGGCGGCACCTTCACCCGGCAACCCGTGAGCCTCTATTCACGGGCGACGACGGCGATCGTCGAGGCGATGGAGCGGTACGACGTACCCCGGCTGGTGATCGTGACCTCGATGCTGACCGATCCGGGCTACCAGCCGACGGCCGACTTCTTCTACCGGCGCGTGATCGACCCGATCGTCAACCGACGGCTGGCGCGGACGACGCACGAGGACATGCGCCGGGCCGGGGCGATCGTCCGCGCCAGCTCGCTGGACTGGACGATCGCGCGTCCGGCCGGGTTGTTCGACCACCCGGCACCGACGACGTACGAGCTGACGGAGAACCACGCGGACGGCCTCTTCACCGCCCGCGCCGACCTGGCCGCGGGGATGCTGGCGCAGCTCACCGACGACAAGTTCAGCCGTCGCGCGATGGCCGTCATCACCACGGAGATCACGCCGACACCGGGTCAGATGATCTGGCAGAACGTCACGAAGAAGTAG
- a CDS encoding VOC family protein has protein sequence MIGRMHHVVLDCPDPGALAGFYAELLGLAVTYRSDDWVVIAADDRSSGVAFQLAPDHQPPRWGDPSAPQQYHLDVMVDDVAVADVQVRELGATRLPAHDDRAHIYADPAGHPFCLINRPSWAPPVSSQAE, from the coding sequence ATGATCGGCCGGATGCATCACGTCGTGCTCGACTGTCCTGATCCCGGCGCGCTGGCCGGGTTCTACGCGGAACTGCTCGGGCTGGCGGTGACCTATCGCAGTGACGATTGGGTCGTGATCGCGGCCGACGACCGGTCGTCGGGCGTGGCCTTCCAACTGGCGCCGGACCATCAGCCGCCTCGGTGGGGCGACCCGTCTGCGCCTCAGCAGTACCACCTGGACGTCATGGTCGACGACGTCGCCGTGGCCGACGTCCAGGTGCGCGAGCTGGGGGCGACCCGGCTGCCGGCGCACGACGACCGGGCCCACATCTACGCGGACCCGGCCGGCCATCCGTTCTGCTTGATCAACCGTCCCTCGTGGGCCCCACCCGTCTCGAGTCAGGCGGAGTAG
- a CDS encoding PPOX class F420-dependent oxidoreductase encodes MTIPLSDQARKLVDGANLAVLATINPDGSPQTSVVWVGRDGDDLVISTEAGRRKDKNLRREPRASLTVIDKDDPDQYVEIRGTSTVAEDVDRVVAVALAEAYEGPGAGATYLDLPVEVVRTVIRITPTRLTGPAA; translated from the coding sequence GTGACCATTCCCCTGAGTGACCAGGCCCGCAAGCTCGTGGACGGCGCCAACCTCGCCGTGCTCGCGACGATCAACCCGGATGGCAGTCCGCAGACCTCGGTGGTGTGGGTTGGCCGCGACGGCGACGATCTGGTCATCTCGACCGAGGCTGGTCGTCGCAAGGACAAGAACCTGCGCCGCGAGCCGCGGGCGAGTCTGACGGTGATCGACAAGGACGACCCGGACCAGTACGTCGAGATCCGGGGTACGTCGACCGTGGCCGAGGACGTCGATCGGGTCGTGGCGGTCGCCTTGGCCGAGGCGTACGAGGGGCCGGGCGCGGGCGCGACGTACCTGGACCTGCCGGTTGAGGTCGTCCGCACGGTCATCCGGATCACGCCGACTCGGTTGACCGGGCCTGCTGCCTGA
- a CDS encoding RidA family protein: MSQLSHPKPDGVAPGNGYSHVVTGPGRWVAIAGQVALDANGDLVGPGDAEAQARQVFANLDACLKAAGATFTQVVKLGIYVTDLAVLPAIRKARDEYVDTANPPASTAVQVVALFRPDVLLEIEAFAIVAD; encoded by the coding sequence TTGTCCCAGCTCTCCCACCCCAAGCCCGACGGCGTCGCCCCGGGCAACGGGTACAGCCACGTCGTGACCGGCCCCGGCCGCTGGGTCGCCATCGCCGGCCAAGTCGCGCTCGACGCGAACGGCGATCTGGTCGGCCCCGGCGACGCCGAAGCGCAGGCCCGCCAGGTCTTCGCCAACCTCGACGCCTGCCTCAAGGCGGCCGGTGCCACGTTCACCCAGGTGGTCAAGCTCGGCATCTACGTCACCGACCTCGCCGTGCTGCCCGCGATCCGCAAAGCCCGCGACGAGTACGTCGACACGGCCAACCCGCCCGCCAGCACCGCCGTACAGGTCGTCGCGCTCTTCCGGCCCGACGTACTCCTCGAAATCGAGGCCTTCGCGATCGTGGCCGACTGA
- a CDS encoding TetR family transcriptional regulator — protein MNKSRGRPRGNPPTRARIAEAARPLFLERGYRGTTVRAIAAAAEVDSALISYHFGSKQGLFAESMGFSCQSPDLAAAFEGDLAGLPSRLLRAVMALWEGAPPDGLAMRDADAMEVFREYLETELHGRLAEFLRGPGATDRATAAVAVIGGLVFTRYLNPLRPAAELPSAELERIMLPSMRAALRGAQLHRGAA, from the coding sequence ATGAATAAATCTCGAGGTCGTCCGCGTGGCAATCCGCCGACTCGCGCGCGGATCGCCGAGGCGGCGCGGCCGCTGTTCCTGGAGCGTGGTTATCGCGGTACGACGGTGCGCGCGATCGCGGCTGCCGCTGAGGTTGATTCGGCGTTGATCAGTTACCACTTCGGTTCTAAACAAGGGTTGTTCGCCGAGTCGATGGGGTTCAGTTGCCAGTCGCCGGACTTGGCCGCGGCGTTCGAGGGGGATCTCGCGGGTCTGCCTAGTCGGCTGTTGCGCGCGGTGATGGCGTTGTGGGAAGGCGCGCCGCCGGACGGGTTGGCGATGCGCGACGCGGACGCGATGGAGGTGTTCCGCGAGTACCTCGAAACCGAGTTGCACGGCCGGCTTGCTGAATTTCTGCGCGGGCCTGGTGCGACCGATCGGGCCACCGCCGCGGTCGCCGTGATCGGTGGGCTGGTCTTCACGCGCTACCTCAATCCGCTCCGCCCGGCCGCCGAGCTGCCGTCGGCTGAGCTGGAGCGCATCATGCTGCCGTCAATGCGCGCCGCCCTGCGCGGGGCGCAGTTGCACCGGGGTGCCGCGTAA
- a CDS encoding NAD(P)-dependent oxidoreductase, producing MRVGVCGLGRMGQAFAISLEEHGHQVIRWNRSPRPGYEPTGLEVLATAEAIVVMVLDGKASADVLAGLIQYVEPGTLVINASTIAPTESLDLAGRAIEAGLRYVEAPVLGSIPAVRGGTLRVLAGGSTEDVAAARALLQCWTSNGDIRHTGPIGTATAAKLVANLSLGVVAAGLHDAVQLGESLGLDRALVLDVLSGGAFARLVTGKRERLDSGDYAAADFTVGALRKDLGLALAAARSPLPMATAAHALLDVDAAADISIMGQAGG from the coding sequence ATGCGGGTAGGGGTCTGCGGCCTCGGCCGGATGGGCCAGGCGTTCGCCATCTCCCTCGAGGAACACGGCCACCAGGTCATTCGCTGGAACCGCAGCCCCCGGCCCGGCTACGAACCGACGGGCCTGGAGGTGCTCGCGACCGCCGAGGCCATCGTGGTGATGGTGCTCGACGGCAAGGCCTCGGCCGACGTACTGGCCGGCCTGATCCAGTACGTCGAACCCGGCACACTGGTGATCAACGCGAGCACCATCGCGCCCACCGAGTCCCTCGACCTCGCGGGCCGGGCGATCGAGGCAGGTCTGCGGTACGTCGAAGCGCCCGTGCTCGGATCAATCCCGGCCGTCCGGGGTGGCACGCTTCGCGTCCTGGCGGGCGGCTCTACCGAGGACGTCGCCGCGGCGCGGGCGCTCCTGCAGTGCTGGACGTCCAACGGCGACATCCGGCACACCGGCCCGATCGGTACGGCGACCGCCGCCAAACTCGTCGCGAACCTCAGCCTTGGCGTGGTCGCCGCCGGACTGCACGACGCCGTCCAACTTGGCGAAAGCCTCGGCCTCGACCGCGCACTCGTTCTCGACGTACTGAGCGGTGGCGCCTTCGCCAGACTGGTCACAGGCAAGCGGGAGCGGCTCGACTCCGGCGACTACGCGGCTGCCGATTTCACGGTCGGCGCCTTGCGCAAGGATCTCGGTCTGGCGCTCGCGGCCGCACGCAGTCCGTTGCCGATGGCAACCGCCGCGCATGCCCTCCTGGACGTTGACGCGGCGGCCGACATCTCGATCATGGGGCAAGCTGGAGGGTGA
- a CDS encoding N(5)-(carboxyethyl)ornithine synthase: MARSRKENEHRLPIHPMHFDRIEADLRSRIFLERGYGERFGLSDEQLAESVGGVRSREQLIADCDVVLLPKPQTEDLAELRTGQVLWGWPHCVQDDKLTQQAIDRKLTLIAFEAMNHWTADGRFNLHVFHKNNELAGYCSVLHALETIGSTGVYGRRLRAVVIGFGATARGAVTALTAHGIHDVDVLTARGVTAVSSPIHSARMVQFDHDDETDDILDPRRSHAMTDDGRVPLAGFLAEHDIIVNCVLQDPDAPLTFLIEEDLGLLAPGTLIVDVSCDDGMGFSWAKPTSFNDPTFIVGDNVTYYGVDHTPSYLWNSASWEISEALLPFLPTVLAGSEAWEADETIRRAIEIQQGVIRNPGILSFQHRSALYPHQVA; the protein is encoded by the coding sequence ATGGCTCGTTCTCGCAAGGAGAACGAACACCGGCTGCCGATTCACCCGATGCACTTCGACCGGATCGAGGCCGATCTCCGGTCCCGCATCTTCCTGGAACGTGGTTATGGCGAGCGTTTCGGCCTTTCCGACGAGCAGCTCGCCGAGTCCGTCGGTGGGGTGCGCAGCCGTGAGCAGTTGATCGCCGACTGCGACGTCGTGCTGCTGCCGAAACCGCAGACCGAGGACCTCGCCGAATTGCGTACGGGTCAGGTGCTCTGGGGCTGGCCGCATTGCGTCCAGGACGACAAGCTCACCCAGCAAGCGATCGACCGCAAGCTGACGCTGATCGCGTTCGAGGCGATGAACCACTGGACCGCCGACGGCCGGTTCAACCTGCACGTCTTCCACAAGAACAACGAGCTCGCCGGCTACTGCTCGGTGCTGCACGCGCTGGAGACCATCGGCTCGACCGGGGTGTACGGACGACGCCTGCGCGCGGTGGTGATCGGCTTCGGCGCGACCGCCCGTGGCGCGGTGACGGCGCTGACCGCACACGGCATCCACGACGTCGACGTACTGACCGCCCGTGGGGTGACCGCGGTGAGTTCGCCGATCCACTCGGCGCGGATGGTGCAGTTCGACCACGACGACGAGACCGACGACATCCTCGACCCGCGCCGCAGTCACGCGATGACCGATGACGGCCGCGTGCCGCTCGCGGGGTTCCTGGCGGAGCACGACATCATCGTGAACTGCGTGCTCCAGGATCCGGATGCGCCGCTGACCTTCCTGATCGAGGAAGACCTCGGCCTGCTCGCACCGGGCACGCTGATCGTCGACGTCTCGTGCGATGACGGGATGGGCTTCAGCTGGGCCAAACCGACCTCGTTCAACGACCCGACCTTCATCGTGGGCGACAACGTCACCTACTACGGCGTCGACCACACCCCGTCCTACCTGTGGAACTCGGCCAGCTGGGAGATCAGCGAGGCGCTGCTCCCATTCCTGCCGACGGTCCTGGCCGGCAGCGAAGCCTGGGAAGCCGACGAGACCATCCGCCGGGCCATCGAGATCCAGCAGGGCGTCATCCGCAACCCAGGCATCCTGTCCTTCCAGCACCGCTCCGCCCTCTACCCCCACCAAGTGGCTTAA
- a CDS encoding alpha/beta hydrolase family protein gives MRILTALIAGLFFSSIALPVSAAPMVLRLPGPSGAYDVGVTSLHLVDGQRVDPWKAGAPREVMASVYYPARDVREYPIAPQLSPGAVEWFERIDVQRHSLPTANVDWGATKTHSAVDAPVLPGRRPVLLYSPGGADPRTVGTTLAEELASRGYVVVTIDHPGETSEVEFPGGRVRWFDLPGDPRTDAAIARTMMMTRFADVRFVLDRLEVLAAGGNPDAAGRALPRGLGRALDLGRVGIYGHSAGGATAAEAMYEDRRIDAAVNLEGYLDHLSGEAFPIARAGTDRPLLLVGTDGFRDERFDRTWGMVLAHGGPVRRTEVKDANHWVFTDYAAMAPQLEFDGLLSRETRIKLVGAGDPCRSTPQIRKLMRVFFDQHLR, from the coding sequence ATGCGAATTCTTACTGCTTTGATCGCCGGTTTGTTCTTCAGTTCGATCGCGTTGCCGGTCTCCGCGGCTCCCATGGTTTTGCGGTTGCCTGGGCCGAGTGGTGCGTACGACGTGGGTGTCACGTCGTTGCATCTTGTGGACGGTCAGCGGGTGGATCCATGGAAGGCGGGGGCGCCGCGGGAGGTGATGGCGTCGGTCTACTATCCGGCGCGGGATGTCCGGGAGTATCCGATTGCGCCGCAGTTGAGTCCGGGGGCGGTGGAGTGGTTCGAGCGGATCGACGTTCAGCGGCATTCGTTGCCGACGGCAAACGTCGACTGGGGTGCGACGAAGACCCACTCGGCTGTTGATGCGCCCGTACTGCCTGGACGACGGCCGGTGCTGCTCTATAGCCCGGGTGGCGCCGACCCGCGAACCGTCGGAACGACGCTCGCGGAGGAACTCGCCAGTCGCGGCTATGTGGTGGTGACGATCGACCATCCGGGGGAGACCAGTGAGGTGGAATTCCCGGGTGGACGGGTGCGCTGGTTCGACTTGCCGGGTGATCCGCGGACGGATGCCGCGATTGCCCGGACGATGATGATGACGCGGTTCGCTGATGTCCGCTTTGTGCTGGATCGGTTGGAGGTGCTCGCGGCGGGCGGTAATCCTGACGCGGCGGGCAGGGCTTTGCCGCGTGGGTTGGGGCGGGCGCTGGACCTGGGCCGGGTCGGGATTTACGGGCACTCGGCGGGTGGCGCGACGGCCGCGGAGGCCATGTACGAGGATCGGCGGATTGATGCCGCGGTCAATCTGGAGGGCTATCTCGATCATCTGTCGGGTGAGGCGTTTCCGATCGCCCGGGCCGGGACGGATCGGCCGTTGCTGCTGGTCGGGACCGACGGCTTCCGCGACGAGCGGTTCGACCGTACGTGGGGGATGGTGCTCGCGCACGGCGGGCCGGTTCGCCGTACGGAAGTGAAAGACGCGAACCACTGGGTCTTCACCGACTACGCCGCCATGGCACCGCAATTGGAGTTCGACGGTTTGTTGAGTCGCGAGACGCGGATCAAGCTGGTCGGCGCTGGGGACCCTTGCCGGTCGACCCCGCAGATCCGGAAGCTCATGCGGGTGTTCTTCGACCAGCACCTGCGGTAG